In the Mauremys mutica isolate MM-2020 ecotype Southern chromosome 13, ASM2049712v1, whole genome shotgun sequence genome, one interval contains:
- the LOC123348735 gene encoding olfactory receptor 14C36-like — protein sequence MSNQTTLTEFLLLGFSDVWELQILHFVMFLVIYLVSLMGNLLIITAIVLDHHLHTPMYFFLVNLSILDLGSISVTIPKSMANSLINTRVISYPGCVTQVFLFLLFVATDFALLTIMAYDRYVAICQPLHYERVMNRRACVQMAASAWITGIVYSALHTGNTFRLPFCQSNVINQFFCEIPQLLKLACSDSYLSEVGLLAFSMFLGFNCFVFIIVSYVQIFKTVLRIPSEQGRHKAFSTCLPHLTVVSLFLCTGFFAYLKPISSSASSLDIMMSILYSLVPPVMNPIIYSMRNKETKAALKKLFLWRLFTKN from the coding sequence atgtccaaccaaaccaccctgaccgagttccttctcctgggattctctgatgtttgggagctgcagattttacatTTTGTGATGTTCCTGGTGATTTACCTGGTAAGCCtgatggggaatcttctcatcatcacagccaTAGTCCTCGACCAccatcttcacacccccatgtatttcttcctggtgaatctgtccatcctagacctcggctccatctccgtcaccatccccaaatccatggccaattcTCTCATAAACACCAGGGTGATTTCTTATCCTGGATGTGTCACCCaagtctttctctttctcctcttcgTTGCAACTGATTTTGCCTtactcaccatcatggcatacgaccgatatgtcgccatctgccaaccactgcactatgagagagtgatgaataggagagcttgtgtccaaatggcagccagtgcctggattacTGGTATTGTCTACTCTGCCCTGCACACTGGGAACACCTTCAGGTTACCCTTCTGCCAGTCCAATGTCATcaaccagttcttctgtgaaatcccccagctacTCAAGCTCGCCTGCTCTGACTCATACCTCAGTGAAGTTGGGCTTCTTGCCTTTAGTATGTTTTTAGGTTTCAactgttttgttttcataattgtgtcttatgttcagatcttcaaaaccgtgctgagaatcccctctgagcagggccggcataaagccttctccacctgcctgcctcacctcacagTGGTCTCTTTGTTTCTTTGCACTGGCTTCTTTGCCTACTTGAAACCCATCTCCAGCTCAGCATCAAGTCTGGATATCATGATGAGTATTCTCTATTCCCTGGTGCCTCCAGTGATGAAtccgatcatctacagcatgaggaacaaggagaccAAAGCTGCATTAAAGAAACTGTTTTTATGGAGGTTATTCACCAAGAATTAA